A single region of the Austwickia chelonae genome encodes:
- a CDS encoding putative T7SS-secreted protein: MRDGEQVNFRIDGNPNGIRARASELRSQASVFDRIAVDLSIVATDGWTGRAADRFREKFTVEPQRWRDAADGFRRGASAAEVYADALAQAQSTAAACTSEYARGDEVTRQAQTSYQADVKAGQVKKAEWERVNGPGTFALTIEPFVDPGKVIREGAVSTFNDARRQLDEAAAACAMSMRAAAANAPERRNWLSQAGELAKGVGDSLMGILDLASMQNQQLRELAGVISGDMTFEELSAKYQLKFESTVSMLAYAKDHPVEFAKSVGSAALDLDTWGRNPARAAGRLVPDLVLTLATAGGGAAAKGAKAGQAGVKGLTQAAAEGTAARGSVNSMRDVAAAADGLGDLSRVSRRPELKTCRTDPIDVATGEVVLSCVDLQLPGVLPIRLERMHVSSYRRGRAFGASWSSSLDERIEVDAETGALAFYRADAVTLIYQAPLPGGRVMPVTGDRWPLEATVGGGYVVSDPATGVRREFSSPSFAGVAPDREGEPGAVVGYGLTAVVDGHGNRIDVDYADGALPTAWRHSGGYLVEFDRTDAGDRVAAIRVSRDGGRPVTVRRFGYDGDGHLVAEHVGDAAAATRFGYTPQGRLAWWLDRNGERYDYTYDDRGRCVAGSGSDGTLSSVLFYDDLFRETTFRDGNGHLWRFEHDGAGRVVRETDPLGGSTVIQWDSRGRRTAVVDPVGGVSTWRYDDDGNVVEAVGPGGRAATMTFVPGTARPIRVVEPDGAVWAYEWDRSGALAAVTDPAGGLTRVEHDAGTGATTAVTDATGRVTRWENDAAGMPVRVVDGAGRTREWSRDVFGRVVADRDAAGEWVAAYDVDGHVTWARDADGGQNRWEYDGEGNLLRRTDPLGLVTSWEYGRFDRPVARVAADGGRVEFEWDPERRLVAAVDPLGRSWRYEHDAAGRVVAQTDVNGARVFWSYDAAGRVIERVNGSGQRVAYSYDEFGDLIESVVDGPLGEAGASGVPRLTRWVHDAAGRLLSTAEASAGAEGVMVIGRDAAGRVVAEGWGESLVWSRLDAAGRVVARRAPSGAGTGFSYDAGGALTGLDVGGRSLSFALDGAGREMARVVDSGAVIQSEWTAAGRLAAVRSVVDSVTGVGVGIGRSYRYDGAGRLTGQSDAGGIREFDLDPMGRVVESRLTGRAAPEGRTGDGYSGDVYGGLHERFAYDATGALTAATSSGGFTGGENTDGGAVRASGVPERGAVRDRRAWHVEYDVDGRVTRRSRRTLSGKRLEWTYHWDGEDRLVQADGPDGLSVRYRYDPLGRRVHATTTRKETPTHTRRWAWSAWDVIEETTTIISPEGVTTSSLTWDRHPDTGIPLAQRHHTETGEDAPRTLRPQTEQGQGCPVDGWTQERVDGEFAAIVTDLAGSPTELLTTTGQVTWQRHTTLWGQPLNPNPSHTPTTETPHCPLGSLGQIWDQDIGWYYNHHRWYDPTHATFTTPDPTGLPGGINPHTPVPNPLTWTDPHGLTPGKCPTNTTTGITPPAAKGVSSSGIRFSQSSVNGAAEIEASMRANGWVGDAIDVVRMNDGGLTSLDNTRLLAAKRAGIDVRANVHGFDDALPARMVERFTTVKGGVPTTWGDAVMNRIGGQSAGYRGANPLGSWVTGWSGN; encoded by the coding sequence ATGCGGGATGGGGAACAGGTGAACTTCCGGATCGACGGCAATCCGAACGGGATCCGCGCCAGGGCGTCGGAATTGCGCTCGCAGGCGAGCGTGTTCGACCGGATCGCCGTCGATCTGTCGATCGTGGCCACCGATGGGTGGACCGGAAGGGCGGCGGACCGTTTCCGTGAGAAGTTCACTGTGGAGCCGCAGCGTTGGCGCGATGCCGCGGACGGTTTCCGCCGTGGCGCGTCCGCAGCTGAGGTGTATGCGGACGCGTTGGCCCAGGCACAGTCCACGGCTGCCGCCTGCACCAGCGAATATGCCCGCGGCGATGAGGTGACCCGTCAGGCGCAGACGTCCTATCAGGCCGATGTGAAGGCCGGCCAGGTCAAGAAGGCCGAGTGGGAGCGTGTCAACGGACCAGGCACCTTCGCCCTGACGATCGAGCCTTTCGTCGACCCGGGCAAGGTGATCCGCGAAGGCGCGGTCTCGACGTTCAACGACGCCAGACGACAACTGGACGAGGCAGCGGCGGCGTGTGCAATGTCGATGCGAGCCGCCGCCGCGAACGCACCGGAACGACGTAACTGGTTGTCGCAGGCGGGCGAGCTCGCCAAGGGTGTGGGCGACAGTCTGATGGGCATACTGGATCTCGCCTCCATGCAGAACCAGCAGCTGAGAGAGCTTGCCGGGGTGATCAGCGGCGATATGACTTTCGAGGAGTTGTCCGCGAAGTATCAGCTGAAGTTTGAGAGCACCGTCAGCATGCTGGCTTACGCCAAGGATCATCCTGTCGAGTTCGCCAAGTCCGTGGGGAGCGCTGCTCTCGACCTCGACACCTGGGGTCGTAATCCTGCCCGGGCGGCGGGGAGACTTGTCCCTGATCTTGTCCTCACGTTGGCCACGGCAGGTGGGGGTGCTGCGGCGAAGGGGGCGAAGGCGGGCCAAGCGGGGGTGAAGGGCCTGACGCAGGCCGCGGCGGAGGGCACGGCGGCGCGCGGGTCGGTGAATTCGATGCGCGATGTCGCTGCCGCGGCGGACGGTCTGGGCGACCTGTCGCGGGTGAGCCGCCGGCCGGAGCTGAAAACGTGTCGGACCGACCCGATCGATGTCGCGACCGGCGAGGTCGTCCTGAGCTGTGTCGATCTGCAGTTGCCGGGGGTTCTGCCGATCCGGTTGGAGCGGATGCACGTCTCGTCGTACCGTCGGGGCCGCGCGTTCGGTGCCTCGTGGTCGTCCTCGTTGGATGAGCGGATCGAGGTCGACGCGGAGACGGGCGCATTGGCGTTCTATCGCGCCGACGCCGTGACCTTGATCTATCAGGCGCCGCTGCCGGGTGGACGGGTCATGCCGGTGACGGGTGACCGGTGGCCGTTGGAGGCGACGGTGGGCGGCGGGTATGTCGTCTCGGATCCGGCGACGGGGGTGCGGCGCGAGTTCTCGAGCCCTTCCTTCGCCGGTGTCGCTCCTGATCGTGAGGGTGAGCCGGGCGCTGTCGTCGGTTATGGGCTCACTGCGGTCGTCGACGGGCACGGTAACCGTATCGACGTCGACTATGCCGATGGTGCCCTGCCGACGGCCTGGCGGCACTCCGGCGGGTATCTGGTGGAGTTCGATCGCACGGACGCCGGTGACCGCGTCGCGGCCATCCGGGTCAGTCGTGATGGTGGCCGTCCGGTGACGGTGCGCAGGTTCGGTTATGACGGTGACGGTCATCTGGTCGCCGAGCATGTCGGGGATGCGGCGGCGGCCACCCGGTTCGGTTACACCCCGCAGGGCCGCCTGGCCTGGTGGCTGGACCGGAACGGTGAACGCTACGACTACACCTATGACGACCGCGGCCGGTGCGTGGCCGGGTCCGGGTCCGATGGCACGCTTTCTTCGGTCCTGTTCTACGACGACCTGTTCCGGGAGACGACGTTCCGGGACGGGAACGGGCACTTGTGGCGTTTCGAGCACGACGGTGCTGGGCGTGTGGTCCGTGAGACCGATCCGTTGGGTGGGTCGACGGTCATCCAGTGGGACTCGCGGGGTCGGCGTACAGCGGTGGTCGATCCGGTGGGGGGTGTGTCCACGTGGCGGTACGACGACGACGGCAATGTCGTCGAGGCGGTCGGTCCCGGTGGGCGGGCCGCGACGATGACCTTCGTGCCGGGGACGGCGCGCCCGATCCGGGTGGTGGAGCCCGATGGGGCTGTCTGGGCGTACGAGTGGGACCGGTCAGGGGCGTTGGCTGCGGTGACGGATCCCGCGGGTGGGCTCACGCGGGTGGAGCACGACGCCGGGACTGGCGCGACGACGGCGGTGACGGACGCGACGGGGCGGGTGACGCGGTGGGAGAACGACGCTGCGGGAATGCCGGTGCGGGTGGTCGACGGGGCGGGGCGGACCCGGGAGTGGTCTCGGGATGTGTTCGGGCGGGTCGTGGCGGATCGCGATGCGGCCGGTGAGTGGGTCGCTGCGTACGACGTCGACGGGCATGTGACGTGGGCGCGGGATGCGGACGGTGGGCAGAACCGGTGGGAGTACGACGGGGAGGGCAATCTTCTTCGCCGGACGGATCCGTTGGGTTTGGTGACGTCGTGGGAGTACGGCCGGTTCGATCGGCCGGTCGCGCGGGTCGCCGCTGACGGTGGACGTGTGGAGTTCGAGTGGGATCCGGAGCGGCGGTTGGTCGCTGCCGTGGATCCGTTGGGGCGGTCGTGGCGGTACGAGCACGACGCGGCGGGGCGGGTCGTCGCCCAGACGGACGTGAACGGGGCGCGGGTTTTCTGGTCGTACGACGCGGCGGGGCGTGTCATCGAGCGCGTGAACGGTTCGGGGCAGCGGGTCGCCTACTCCTACGACGAATTCGGTGATCTGATCGAGAGCGTCGTCGATGGGCCGCTCGGTGAGGCCGGCGCCTCGGGGGTGCCGCGGTTGACGCGGTGGGTGCATGACGCGGCTGGCCGGTTGTTGTCCACGGCAGAGGCTTCGGCGGGTGCCGAAGGGGTGATGGTGATCGGTCGCGATGCGGCCGGTCGGGTGGTCGCTGAGGGGTGGGGCGAGTCGCTGGTGTGGTCCCGGCTGGACGCAGCCGGTCGGGTGGTGGCTCGGCGGGCCCCGTCGGGGGCTGGCACGGGGTTCTCCTATGACGCGGGCGGGGCCCTGACGGGCTTGGACGTCGGCGGGCGATCGTTGTCGTTCGCCCTCGACGGCGCGGGTCGCGAAATGGCGCGGGTCGTGGACTCCGGGGCTGTCATCCAGTCGGAATGGACCGCGGCTGGCCGGTTGGCAGCTGTCCGTTCCGTCGTCGACTCCGTCACGGGTGTCGGGGTGGGGATCGGTCGGTCTTACCGGTACGACGGCGCCGGTCGTCTGACGGGTCAATCCGACGCCGGCGGGATCCGGGAGTTCGACCTCGACCCGATGGGCCGTGTCGTGGAGTCGAGACTCACCGGCCGCGCCGCGCCGGAGGGCCGCACCGGCGACGGCTACTCCGGCGATGTCTACGGCGGGCTCCATGAACGTTTCGCCTATGACGCGACCGGTGCCCTCACCGCGGCGACCAGCAGCGGCGGGTTCACGGGCGGCGAGAACACCGACGGCGGCGCCGTACGGGCGAGTGGCGTGCCCGAGAGGGGTGCGGTTCGGGATCGGCGCGCGTGGCACGTCGAGTACGACGTCGACGGGCGGGTCACGCGCCGGAGCCGCCGGACTCTGTCGGGCAAACGCCTGGAATGGACCTACCACTGGGACGGCGAGGACCGCCTCGTCCAGGCGGATGGTCCTGACGGCCTCTCCGTGCGCTACCGCTACGACCCCCTGGGTCGACGCGTGCACGCCACCACCACACGGAAGGAGACACCGACCCACACGCGGCGATGGGCCTGGTCGGCCTGGGACGTCATCGAGGAGACGACGACCATCATCAGCCCTGAAGGGGTCACGACGTCGTCCCTGACCTGGGACCGCCACCCCGACACCGGCATCCCGTTGGCCCAACGTCACCACACCGAGACCGGTGAGGACGCTCCCCGCACCCTCCGGCCGCAGACCGAGCAGGGCCAGGGGTGCCCCGTCGACGGGTGGACCCAGGAACGTGTCGACGGCGAGTTCGCGGCGATCGTCACCGACCTGGCCGGCTCCCCCACCGAACTCCTCACCACCACCGGTCAAGTCACCTGGCAGCGACACACCACCCTGTGGGGCCAACCCCTCAACCCCAACCCTTCCCACACCCCCACAACCGAGACACCCCACTGCCCCCTCGGCAGCCTCGGCCAAATCTGGGACCAGGACATCGGCTGGTACTACAACCACCACCGCTGGTACGACCCCACCCACGCCACCTTCACCACCCCAGACCCCACCGGCCTACCCGGCGGAATCAACCCCCACACCCCCGTCCCCAACCCCCTCACCTGGACAGACCCCCACGGCCTCACCCCCGGCAAATGCCCCACCAACACCACCACAGGCATCACACCACCCGCCGCAAAGGGTGTATCTAGTTCGGGTATTCGGTTCAGCCAGAGTTCGGTGAACGGAGCTGCTGAAATCGAGGCCAGCATGCGTGCGAACGGCTGGGTGGGGGACGCCATCGATGTCGTTCGCATGAACGATGGCGGGTTGACCAGTCTTGATAACACAAGGCTGCTGGCCGCCAAACGGGCGGGAATCGACGTCCGGGCGAATGTTCATGGCTTCGATGACGCGCTTCCCGCTAGAATGGTCGAGCGGTTCACGACGGTCAAAGGTGGGGTGCCGACAACTTGGGGAGACGCTGTCATGAACAGGATCGGCGGTCAGAGCGCTGGGTATCGAGGTGCAAACCCGCTCGGCTCGTGGGTCACGGGTTGGAGTGGCAACTAG
- a CDS encoding RNA 2'-phosphotransferase, which yields MSELSRIVSHALRHEPWVYELELDGQGWVSLAALVEALRVERSWSKLTVSDVEVMVAGASKQRHEIRDGRIRALYGHSVPGRVERIPAEPPRWLFHGTSPSAAERIVVDGLLPMGRQFVHLSVDRETAWAVGSRKADVPVILRVDAQAAAETGVAFYAGNAKVWLADAVPREFITEHPG from the coding sequence TTGAGTGAACTCAGCCGTATCGTGTCGCATGCGTTGCGGCATGAGCCGTGGGTGTACGAGCTCGAGCTGGATGGGCAGGGCTGGGTGTCCCTGGCGGCGTTGGTGGAAGCGCTGCGGGTCGAGCGGAGCTGGTCGAAGCTGACGGTTTCGGATGTTGAGGTGATGGTGGCTGGGGCGAGCAAGCAGCGCCACGAGATCCGGGATGGCCGCATTCGGGCGTTGTACGGCCATTCGGTGCCGGGGCGGGTTGAACGGATTCCGGCGGAGCCTCCGCGGTGGCTGTTTCATGGCACGTCCCCGTCGGCGGCAGAGAGGATTGTGGTGGACGGGCTGCTCCCGATGGGGCGACAGTTCGTGCATCTGTCGGTCGACCGGGAGACGGCGTGGGCTGTCGGTTCGCGCAAGGCCGACGTGCCGGTCATCTTGCGGGTCGATGCTCAGGCTGCGGCCGAGACTGGTGTGGCGTTCTATGCCGGCAACGCGAAGGTGTGGCTGGCTGATGCTGTGCCACGAGAGTTCATCACCGAGCACCCCGGGTAG
- a CDS encoding helix-turn-helix domain-containing protein, whose translation MTHQPDEVTMALGERIKILRKEHGWSQADLATRLNADAGQISRYENGKITPSVEAVLRLADIFDVSCDYLLLDDAPYAAATPSPTSTTSPTPTEPPSCTSSTDSSPTPASAQPSVPPADRARGNLYPGCSVMNSRGTASASHTFALPA comes from the coding sequence GTGACACACCAACCCGACGAGGTGACCATGGCCCTGGGCGAACGCATCAAGATCCTCCGCAAGGAACACGGCTGGTCCCAAGCCGACCTCGCCACCCGCCTGAACGCCGACGCCGGACAGATCAGCCGCTACGAGAACGGCAAGATCACCCCCTCCGTCGAAGCCGTCCTCCGCCTCGCCGACATCTTCGACGTCTCCTGCGACTACCTCCTGCTCGACGACGCCCCCTACGCGGCGGCAACCCCCTCACCGACCTCGACAACCTCACCGACGCCGACCGAGCCGCCCTCCTGCACATCCTCGACGGACTCCTCGCCAACACCCGCATCCGCGCAGCCCTCAGTGCCGCCGGCTGACCGCGCGCGAGGAAACCTCTACCCGGGGTGCTCGGTGATGAACTCTCGTGGCACAGCATCAGCCAGCCACACCTTCGCGTTGCCGGCATAG
- a CDS encoding transposase family protein, with translation MRYQSTTGLPVEQVTELTARIAQILHSRTVRPGRPAVLGLFKQVVLTLTLLRQNLNQMAVGDLFGVSQPTVSRTYRRIVPLIEEATCLHAPGELVDLVRGRVVIVDGTDVPTRAVAPVITENYSGKRHRHGLLIQVAATLEGTLLAVSEPVPGRRHDRRALTDTRWEEALEHACWIADPAYQGTTAITPIKRRPHHDLTDDRKTANRTISTLRAAIERAIAHLKNWKILATGYRARLTELPNLIRTITRLEFYRLGW, from the coding sequence ATGCGCTATCAGAGTACAACAGGATTGCCTGTCGAGCAGGTTACCGAGCTGACGGCGCGTATCGCCCAGATCTTGCACAGCCGCACGGTACGTCCCGGTCGACCGGCCGTGTTGGGTTTGTTCAAGCAGGTGGTCCTCACGCTGACACTGCTGCGACAGAACCTGAACCAGATGGCGGTGGGTGACCTGTTCGGTGTCAGCCAGCCCACCGTGTCGCGTACCTACCGCCGGATCGTGCCGCTCATTGAGGAAGCTACCTGCCTGCACGCGCCCGGAGAACTGGTCGATCTCGTCCGTGGCCGGGTGGTCATCGTTGACGGTACCGATGTCCCGACCAGGGCAGTTGCGCCCGTGATCACCGAGAACTACTCCGGGAAGCGGCACCGCCACGGACTGCTCATCCAGGTCGCCGCAACCCTGGAAGGCACGCTCCTGGCCGTCTCCGAACCCGTGCCGGGCCGACGCCACGACCGTCGAGCCCTCACCGACACACGATGGGAAGAAGCCCTCGAGCACGCCTGCTGGATCGCCGATCCCGCCTACCAAGGCACCACCGCCATCACCCCCATCAAACGACGCCCCCATCACGACCTCACCGACGACCGAAAAACAGCCAACCGCACCATCAGCACCCTGCGCGCCGCCATCGAACGCGCCATCGCCCACCTCAAAAACTGGAAAATCCTCGCCACCGGCTACAGAGCCCGACTCACCGAACTACCCAACCTCATCCGCACCATCACGAGACTAGAATTCTACCGACTCGGATGGTGA
- a CDS encoding endonuclease V — protein MFTVGSAGITDVHYGDRRHARAALLVCKDIFFARVATEYVIDIDGAAEYEPGALYKRELPCIRAVLAMASHLQLLIVDGYATLDPQGRPGLGAHVAEATGTPVIGIAKTSFRGATHAVEVRRGTATRPLYVTAAGGLTDAEAAKIVAEMAGPHRLPTALTRVDKLARGRATPINSTD, from the coding sequence ATGTTCACTGTAGGCAGCGCCGGCATAACCGACGTCCACTACGGAGACCGCCGCCACGCACGGGCAGCGCTGCTTGTCTGCAAAGACATCTTCTTCGCACGAGTGGCCACGGAATATGTCATCGACATCGACGGCGCGGCCGAGTACGAACCAGGCGCCCTCTACAAGCGAGAACTCCCATGCATCCGAGCGGTCCTAGCGATGGCGTCCCACCTCCAACTCTTGATCGTCGATGGTTACGCCACCCTCGATCCCCAAGGCCGGCCAGGACTCGGAGCGCATGTCGCTGAAGCCACCGGAACCCCGGTCATCGGCATCGCCAAGACATCCTTCCGTGGCGCCACGCACGCGGTCGAGGTGAGGCGCGGCACGGCAACCCGTCCCCTCTATGTAACTGCAGCAGGTGGGCTGACCGATGCCGAGGCAGCCAAGATCGTTGCCGAAATGGCTGGCCCTCATCGTCTTCCGACTGCCTTGACGAGAGTGGACAAACTGGCGCGTGGTCGGGCGACGCCGATCAACTCCACCGATTGA
- a CDS encoding helix-turn-helix domain-containing protein — protein MTVIDPGRWASTTPPGGHDMPSPFHGDRLKTLRTERGWSQAELAEKIGSDARLTDLDQLTEDERTTITNVIDALITKSKLRALTGS, from the coding sequence ATGACCGTCATCGACCCCGGACGATGGGCATCAACGACCCCACCCGGAGGCCACGACATGCCCAGCCCCTTCCACGGCGACCGCCTCAAGACCCTGCGCACCGAACGCGGCTGGTCCCAAGCCGAACTCGCCGAGAAGATCGGCTCCGACGCCCGCCTCACCGACCTCGACCAACTCACCGAAGACGAACGCACCACCATCACCAACGTCATCGACGCCCTCATCACCAAAAGCAAACTCCGCGCCCTCACGGGCAGCTGA
- a CDS encoding RHS repeat-associated core domain-containing protein translates to MTHRQTSSRTEWWRSLLAVLATTMAVLLGPGTAVAAVNPLHEETHHDSSPATTALWGQPLNPSPSPTPTSETPHCPLGSLGQIWDQDIGWYYNHHRWYDPTHATFTTPDPTGLPGGINPHTPVPNPHTWTDPHGLTPGKCPTNTTTGITPPAAKSAPQLVRPPLSIPRAQFGTKWGKHSKDYGLNPGDPAARAGFTTKIRDVHLNPTEVRIGAWNPETGGGNGYFFFRQGEDLLITKPDGQFVTMFPGASGNSWFQGVKVFS, encoded by the coding sequence ATGACCCACAGGCAGACCTCGAGCAGGACAGAGTGGTGGCGATCTCTCCTAGCCGTCCTGGCCACCACTATGGCGGTACTGCTCGGTCCGGGAACAGCAGTGGCAGCGGTCAATCCCCTGCACGAGGAAACCCACCACGACTCCTCACCTGCAACCACCGCCCTGTGGGGCCAGCCCCTCAACCCCAGCCCTTCCCCCACCCCCACAAGCGAGACACCCCACTGCCCCCTCGGCAGCCTCGGCCAAATCTGGGACCAGGACATCGGCTGGTACTACAACCACCACCGCTGGTACGACCCCACCCACGCCACCTTCACCACCCCAGACCCCACCGGCCTACCCGGCGGAATCAACCCCCACACCCCCGTCCCCAACCCCCACACCTGGACAGACCCCCACGGCCTCACCCCCGGCAAATGCCCCACCAACACCACCACAGGCATCACACCACCCGCCGCAAAGAGTGCTCCACAACTCGTGCGCCCGCCCCTTTCGATCCCACGAGCGCAGTTCGGCACAAAGTGGGGCAAACACTCAAAGGACTATGGGCTGAACCCAGGCGATCCTGCCGCCCGAGCGGGTTTCACAACCAAGATTCGAGATGTCCACCTCAACCCCACTGAGGTGCGGATTGGAGCCTGGAACCCCGAAACTGGTGGAGGCAACGGGTACTTCTTCTTCAGGCAAGGGGAGGATCTGCTCATTACGAAGCCAGACGGGCAGTTTGTCACCATGTTCCCGGGCGCATCTGGAAACTCGTGGTTCCAGGGCGTAAAGGTGTTCTCATGA
- a CDS encoding immunity protein TriTu family protein gives MLQYLEDWVSKSRLGLEAEGVQVSLEFSPENRDKISAWLDLDSPGRLVRLIVWESGEAILSVGDVVSGALLADEQLEVSGVFGLEQALDDAVAWALSRE, from the coding sequence ATGCTGCAATACCTGGAGGATTGGGTTAGCAAGAGCCGTCTCGGCCTTGAAGCTGAAGGGGTCCAGGTAAGCCTGGAGTTCAGCCCAGAGAATCGAGACAAGATATCTGCATGGCTAGATCTCGACTCGCCCGGCCGACTCGTTCGCCTCATTGTCTGGGAGAGCGGCGAGGCCATCCTCTCCGTGGGAGACGTCGTTAGCGGCGCGTTGCTTGCGGACGAACAACTCGAGGTATCGGGAGTCTTTGGACTTGAGCAAGCACTCGACGATGCCGTGGCTTGGGCACTCAGCAGGGAGTGA
- a CDS encoding DUF6188 family protein, which produces MSQSPLNQQDPPSRHHTLGPHSINQRVRSVQLGEAPEEAATADALIRRPENDGWVLPLADTGVRVQVDYALSFLTSDGYIFRIEQPLTLTSSDGHQHLLVPEGDPTKLAPALELGRTTMTMANAFDDGHLELAFGNGVTIHVPPGEDFESWQACGPEGLMLVAVPEGGLSLWR; this is translated from the coding sequence ATGTCGCAATCCCCACTCAACCAGCAAGATCCTCCCTCGCGTCATCACACGCTCGGACCACACTCGATCAACCAACGCGTCCGATCAGTACAACTAGGAGAAGCACCAGAAGAGGCAGCCACAGCAGACGCGCTGATCCGCCGACCGGAGAACGACGGTTGGGTCTTGCCTCTCGCGGACACCGGTGTTCGAGTGCAAGTCGACTATGCGCTGTCTTTCCTGACTTCCGATGGCTACATCTTTCGGATCGAGCAACCGTTGACCCTGACCAGCAGTGACGGGCATCAGCACCTGTTGGTCCCCGAAGGCGATCCGACGAAGCTGGCTCCGGCGTTGGAACTGGGACGAACCACCATGACCATGGCCAACGCCTTCGACGATGGCCACTTGGAACTCGCCTTCGGTAACGGTGTCACGATCCACGTGCCACCAGGAGAGGACTTCGAGTCCTGGCAGGCCTGCGGTCCCGAGGGTCTGATGCTTGTCGCTGTTCCGGAGGGAGGACTATCACTATGGCGATGA
- a CDS encoding YunG family protein, with product MALDIERLAPVIRDAWGPDTCYPYAREQWSVANPSREQCGMTALVIHDLLGGDLLLGEVFVDGRKTGYHYWNRLPDGTVVDLTAEQFTAEESVVGYQVVERPSGRPRHFAEPYFVLRARVLEALDRTHPS from the coding sequence ATGGCCCTCGACATCGAACGTCTCGCGCCGGTGATCCGCGACGCATGGGGTCCGGACACGTGCTACCCCTACGCACGTGAGCAGTGGAGCGTCGCGAACCCCTCCCGTGAGCAGTGCGGCATGACCGCGCTCGTGATCCACGATCTTCTTGGCGGCGACCTGCTCCTCGGAGAAGTCTTCGTCGATGGCAGGAAGACCGGCTACCACTACTGGAACCGTCTGCCCGACGGCACGGTGGTAGACCTCACGGCCGAACAGTTCACCGCGGAAGAATCAGTCGTCGGGTATCAGGTCGTCGAGCGCCCGTCAGGCAGGCCGCGTCACTTCGCCGAGCCCTACTTCGTGCTGCGGGCCCGAGTGCTCGAAGCGCTGGATCGCACCCACCCCTCCTGA
- a CDS encoding DUF2268 domain-containing putative Zn-dependent protease (predicted Zn-dependent protease with a strongly conserved HExxH motif) encodes MEFLSDGVGDEVLAVHEGLHAIHFRHGAAIEEPGTVAASILCEGLAVALSRLLVPGHPDSIYLWFDVEHHGWVQECRNLASEITRYVSRYLDSTDETPETAGLLRTRPMEGLPSRCGYWLGDQMVTEWIASGTTPAELLRLPLDQAVERAREWILAAAD; translated from the coding sequence TTGGAGTTTCTCTCGGACGGCGTCGGTGACGAGGTACTCGCCGTGCACGAGGGCTTGCACGCGATCCACTTTCGCCACGGCGCAGCGATCGAGGAACCGGGAACCGTGGCCGCCTCGATCTTGTGCGAGGGACTCGCAGTCGCGCTCTCGCGCCTGTTGGTCCCTGGCCACCCGGACAGCATCTACCTGTGGTTCGACGTAGAGCACCACGGCTGGGTGCAGGAGTGCCGCAACCTGGCCTCCGAGATCACGCGCTACGTCTCCCGCTACCTCGACTCGACGGACGAGACCCCAGAGACTGCCGGACTGCTGCGCACCAGGCCCATGGAGGGCCTGCCCAGCCGGTGCGGCTATTGGCTCGGCGACCAAATGGTCACGGAGTGGATCGCGTCCGGCACTACTCCTGCCGAACTCCTCCGGCTCCCGCTGGACCAAGCCGTCGAGCGCGCCCGCGAGTGGATCCTCGCCGCCGCCGACTGA